Part of the Oculatellaceae cyanobacterium genome, AATTAGCGGTGGACTAGGTGCGGACTTGCTGCGTGGTGGCGATGGTCATGATCGTCTCTATGGTGATGCTGGAAATGATCGTCTCTATGGCGATGCTGGAGATGATTACCTTGATGGAGGGGAAGGTAACGACATCTTTTATGGCGGTACTGGCAGCGATACCTTTGTACTGCGTGTTGGTAATGGTACTGATATTATTTCCGACTTCAATGTTACTCAAGATATCTTGAAATTAGAGGGCTTAACAGTAGAGCAGCTATCGTTTGGATATGATGGTACTTACGGTTTGATTCAAGTTGGCACTGAAGTGATTGCTAAAGTTCGTGCTGTTACTGCGGAACAATTGCAAAGTTACTTTAATAAGTATCCACATTAACCCTGGTTATTAGTTTTTACTATTCCCCAATTATCTTGGGGATTTTTTCAACTTCAAGCCCATTTATTTTGAAATTCTTTTTCATCCTTAATTAGTTGCTCATACCGCCCATCCTGCCAAACTTTGCCAATATGAAGCATTACGTTAGGAATTTGTTTAGCACTGTAACTTTTAATACTAGTCAATAGCGAGCAAGGTGCTCGCACTACATTATTAAATTTTTTGACAGAGTGAGCCATATTAAGATCACGTAGATTGCTCAAACTTGATGTGCTAATTGCATATCATTTACAACCTGAGTAATTTCTGCTAATTTCTGGGCAACTTTACCGCTAGTTAATAAATTTTCTGCTTCTGTAAAACCAGATTCTAAATCTTTACAGACACCACAGCGCCAGAGATAAAATCCTCCATTCCAAATAGCAGCTTGCATTAATTCTGAAGGTTTACCTTGCAAAACTTCCTGCATTTGTGAAATTAGGCTACTAAATGATTCTAGTGGTACTTCTTTACCAGCAAAACCGTAATCACGGGGATGCAAATGTAGACGTTCTAAGTTGGAATTAGAAAATATACCGATAATTGCAGTGCGATCGCGCGGTAAATCACAACTGCCTTCTAACCCTTTAACTGTAGTAAAATTTTGTTGTCCCCGCAAAGCATGGGCATCTTGAAACATAGTTTCTGTAGGCGGATGGACAAACCCTGAAATGATTTGAGCAACACCAGCATAAGGAGACCACATTAACTCCATAGTTGCCAGTGGTGGGCGTTTACCGAGTTGATCGCGGTATTCTACTAACTTATTGGTTAATGGGAAATGTAGAGGAAGATAGACAAAGCCTAATTTTGTTGTCTCAAATACTTGCTGAGTTTCAGAACAAGATAAACGGAAATTTACACCTAACCCTTGCCAAATATCAATGAGTGGGATGCCGTATTTAGTGGGCATAATGCCGCCACCGTGCATCACTACTGGTTGCCCAACTGTAGTAAGAATTAAAGCAGTTATTGGGCTAACAGGTGCAGTGCGCGATCGCCCATCGTAAGGAATACCCAATACTATAACCTGTGAATCAGTATTGGTGAGCGGTTGCAACCTTAAGCCTAACTGATCGTAAGCATCTAACATTCCGGCTAATTCTTCGCCAGTTGGTCGCTTAATGCGGTGAGAAATTAAAAAAGCTCCAATTTGTGCAGGTGTTGCTTCTCCTAGCAGCATCATCCGCATTGCATCTGCTGCTTCTTGGCGAGTTAAATCTTTGCTAGTGTGAGAACCGCTACCCACTTTTTTTAGCAATTCCCGAAAAGCATCGCTCATAACTAACACCTTACACTCTTTCTAACTCCTGGTTTACCCTTGAGCAATCATCATTAACCCAAAGGCATTACAGCAGATTCTCTTATTGTGCTTTCCAAGTCAACTGGTAGTTGACCTAATTCTCTAACTAATTTACAAAAGTGTCTAACTGGGGGAATTTGCAATCTATCTTGGGTAGTAACTAAAACAACTTGGCGTGTCAAACCCATCTCTGTTAAAGAGTCGGTAATAGAACCTGCTGAGATATCTTCTGTACTAGCAATAGGTCGCACAGCTAAGGTGTGATCTGTGTATGCGTCTATTAAGGCTGACTTTGGTAATAAGGCAATTAGTTGTCCTTGTCGCACTACACCGCGAAAAGCGTCCAGCGTATTTAACTCCATTACTGCTTGGAGTTTTGCACCTTGGCGCGAGAATCGCTCTTGTACTAAACGTTGCATTCCGTAGCCGTCTTTAAATACTACTTGTGGGTAATTAAGTAGTGCTGACCAAGGTACTTGTTGATGTTCAGTCAGGGGATGATTTGCAGCCATTAAGATTTCGATTGGCTCATTATATAAAACATCAACTACCATTTCTGGACTAGCAGTAAAAAAGCGATTATTCATTACTACTGCCACATCTACCATGCCATCTTTGAGGACTTTGAGGGCGCGATCGCTCCCCAAAGCTGTTACTCTTAATTGCACATCTGGATAATCGCGACAAAATTGCTGTAACACTGGCGGTAGGTAGTTAGAGCAAACTGAGTGAATCGCTGCTACACAAAGTTCTAGCTGTTTCCCTGCTAATAAATCGGCTAATTCCTCAGTTGCACTCTCCCACTCTTGACAGATTTTACGAGCATGAGGCAAGAATATTTCTCCCCCTACTGTTAGCTTTGCCTGGGCTGTGCGATGAAGCAATAGCAAGCCTAGTTCGCTTTCTAGCACTTGGAGTTGGCGGCTAATTGTTGATTGGGTAACGCCACATTTTTTTGCTGCCTGCTGAAAGTTTCCAGTTTCAGCAATAGCTAGAAATGCTTGCAACTGCTCAATTCGCATATTGATGTAGGCTAAAGCTTCGTTTAATGTTTCATTAGCGTAGCTTATTGATCGCCAAATTTTGGTAAGTATTGATACGGTTTGAGATGTGAGCAATCAGCTACTTTCGTAATGCGCGATCGCACTCACGTAAATAATCTCTCCTCATTCATTTTTATTAAAATTAGCGATAGTTTCCCCAATTTAGTAGGGGCGGGTTCACCTAAATCTAAGTATTTTATTTTAATCTCAATTCAACCCGCCCAAAAGCTAAAAGGTAAAAATAAACCTTTTTTATGAGTTATGGCGGGAGATTTAATTTAGTTAGCACTAATGTCTTCTCGATCTGTGATGTTTTTGCGTAAATCGTATATCTAACTAAGTTATACGTTTACGTATACAAGATCTTATACATACAAGTTTTATACTTTGATGATGAAATATTAGCTTTTGCTATGTGTAAA contains:
- a CDS encoding calcium-binding protein; protein product: TATFKLRFDPAATGTRSAVLSLINNDSNESNYTINLVGTASATATLTGTNANEIINGGSSSDNITAGDGADIVYANAGNDTISGGLGADLLRGGDGHDRLYGDAGNDRLYGDAGDDYLDGGEGNDIFYGGTGSDTFVLRVGNGTDIISDFNVTQDILKLEGLTVEQLSFGYDGTYGLIQVGTEVIAKVRAVTAEQLQSYFNKYPH
- a CDS encoding anthranilate phosphoribosyltransferase family protein, coding for MSDAFRELLKKVGSGSHTSKDLTRQEAADAMRMMLLGEATPAQIGAFLISHRIKRPTGEELAGMLDAYDQLGLRLQPLTNTDSQVIVLGIPYDGRSRTAPVSPITALILTTVGQPVVMHGGGIMPTKYGIPLIDIWQGLGVNFRLSCSETQQVFETTKLGFVYLPLHFPLTNKLVEYRDQLGKRPPLATMELMWSPYAGVAQIISGFVHPPTETMFQDAHALRGQQNFTTVKGLEGSCDLPRDRTAIIGIFSNSNLERLHLHPRDYGFAGKEVPLESFSSLISQMQEVLQGKPSELMQAAIWNGGFYLWRCGVCKDLESGFTEAENLLTSGKVAQKLAEITQVVNDMQLAHQV
- a CDS encoding LysR family transcriptional regulator, coding for MLTSQTVSILTKIWRSISYANETLNEALAYINMRIEQLQAFLAIAETGNFQQAAKKCGVTQSTISRQLQVLESELGLLLLHRTAQAKLTVGGEIFLPHARKICQEWESATEELADLLAGKQLELCVAAIHSVCSNYLPPVLQQFCRDYPDVQLRVTALGSDRALKVLKDGMVDVAVVMNNRFFTASPEMVVDVLYNEPIEILMAANHPLTEHQQVPWSALLNYPQVVFKDGYGMQRLVQERFSRQGAKLQAVMELNTLDAFRGVVRQGQLIALLPKSALIDAYTDHTLAVRPIASTEDISAGSITDSLTEMGLTRQVVLVTTQDRLQIPPVRHFCKLVRELGQLPVDLESTIRESAVMPLG